One stretch of Pelmatolapia mariae isolate MD_Pm_ZW linkage group LG3_W, Pm_UMD_F_2, whole genome shotgun sequence DNA includes these proteins:
- the LOC134622092 gene encoding TSC22 domain family protein 2-like: MSGGKKRSGFQITSVTSEVNQSPADQLSPSAVLPIIQSEVSLQSPVCSPQGSSSQPTTPSLKRKYISLDGGQGAGSSSRFRVVRLVGGAGGGGRGESYRRGRWTCTEFTERQEGPGFRRVMDSMRHAHSLESLEMIGRESERGGVYSQDNTHMLAQHVLHSGPPSPTHQTPTNVRLLDHKESRLVVEQGLGSTPPPPSPRPRFAPTPLRLDVDASGRSVLRLSHSQPGSPPAGLYQPPLTPAQTPSGFSLDRTMFDLPGDARTLQLVAKQLEPPVVLRDHTKVKGHGSVVRESWPSTRTSIQELKPRVSQRSLTPPSRAQPVTEARHRSTNQPQPSQRPQNPLRHTAPHPHWSVPARASPTGQGSEATMMALLLFCHSSSSNSLIAIDNKIEQAMDLVKSHLMLAVREEVELLREQIRELQERNRQLERENHTLRALTHSMHTH; the protein is encoded by the exons atgagTGGTGGTAAAAAGAGGAGTGGCTTTCAGATCACCAGCGTGACTTCAGAGGTGAACCAGAGTCCAGCAGACCAATTGTCTCCTAGCGCTGTCCTGCCCATCATCCAATCAGAGGTCTCTCTGCAGTCCCCCGTTTGCAGCCCTCAGGGAAGCTCCTCCCAGCCAACCACACCCTCTCTGAAGAGGAAGTACATCTCCCTCGATGGCGGGCAGGGGGCGGGGTCTTCCTCCAGGTTCAGGGTGGTGAGACTAGTCGGTGGAGCCGGCGGCGGAGGCCGGGGTGAATCGTATCGTCGCGGGCGATGGACATGCACAGAGTTCACAGAGCGGCAGGAAGGCCCGGGGTTCAGGCGGGTAATGGACAGCATGAGACACGCCCACTCCTTGGAGTCCCTGGAGATGATTGGCCGGGAAAGCGAGAGGGGTGGAGTCTATTCTCAAGACAACACCCATATGCTGGCTCAGCACGTGCTGCACAGCGGCCCGCCTTCACCCACACACCAGACGCCAACTAATGTCCGGCTGCTCGACCACAAGGAGTCACGCCTTGTGGTCGAGCAGGGCTTAGGctccacccctccaccaccttCACCCCGCCCACGCTTTGCCCCAACTCCTCTGCGGCTGGATGTGGACGCCTCAGGACGg TCTGTCCTCAGGCTGTCTCACTCTCAGCCTGGCTCCCCCCCTGCTGGACTGTACCAACCCCCTCTGACCCCTGCTCAGACGCCTTCAGGCTTCAGCCTGGACCGCACCATGTTCGACCTGCCGGGGGACGCCAG GactctgcagcttgttgctaagCAACTGGAGCCTCCAGTTGTCTTGCGGGATCAtacaaaggtcaaaggtcatggcTCAGTTGTCAGGGAGTCCTGGCCGAGTACCAGGACATCGATCCAAGAACTCAAACCACGGGTGAGTCAGAGGTCCCTGACCCCTCCCTCCAGAGCTCAACCTGTCACAGAGGCCCGCCACCGATCCACCAATCAACCACAGCCATCCCAGCGACCCCAGAATCCTCTGCGGCACACTGCCCCGCATCCTCATTGGTCAGTTCCTGCCAGGGCGTCACCCACCGGGCAGGGTTCGGAGGCCACCATGATGgctctgctgctgttctgcCACAG TAGTTCCAGTAACAGTTTGATCGCCATCGACAACAAAATTGAGCAGGCCATG gaCCTGGTGAAGAGTCACCTGATGCTGGCGgtgagggaggaggtggagctTCTGAGAGAACAAATCAGAGAGCTGCAGGAGAGGAACCGGCAACTGGAGAGAGAGAACCACACGCTGAGGGCGCTGACCCACAGCATGCACACGCACTAA